aaaatagaacgCCTATCTAAAAAGCTTGATGTATCTATAAGAGTTGGACACGGTGCACTAGGACTAGtagttactatttattattattattattcttttttttttatgtctagtccttttttattataatgagttTATGCATTAgaagcaaaattttttatttgtgattgCAGCTTATTAATTGCAAGgctttttatgttatgtttttgttttaaatgtatgttacaTTGGGTTCAGATTGTCAGTCTCTATGGCTTGGAAGCAGAGAATCAACTGCTGAGGTGTCTGCTCAGTGAGGCGGCTAAAACGTGGGACGAGCGTACGGCATCCAGCGTGCATGCGTCACTCCTCGCCCAGCACTTGGCCTGTCTACTCAACCACCCCGCAAAGTCTACGGTGATCTGCCAAGCTGTTGATCAACCCACACGCTCACTGCAAAAGGTAAATGCATTATATAACAGTTTTGttattgattgttttattttttgtgtgtgCTGTCCTAAAAATAAACGGTAGAAGcaaatgctttttatttttatgtaagcattatatttattttgcgaTGTGTTCGTGTTAGTCATTCAACTGTCAGGTTTGAATGGCTAGTTATGTAAGAAAAGAGAGGATTTTTCTTTCGCAGGTTTTAAAACCAACGAATTCACTACTTAGTCGACTAGCAAGGTTGCTGAAATTTACGACAGCCCAAGATGTTGCCTTCACATTGGTGCTGAGAAGAAATTCTTCGAAACCTGACATTGTTTCTCTTGCCAAACAGCATTTAAAGAAAAGATTTTTGGACTTTGTCCAGTGTTATCTTGACGCAGGTATAATAAACGCTTCCGGGCCGTTTTGCTAATCTTAAAATCTCGTGTTTTCCTTAAACTCattgtttatgttattgttattctaatatattttttttctgtgcaGAGCGTGGTCATCAAGTTGAGAGAGCGGGACTTCAGGAATGCAGCCCTGAAGTTTTGCAAACTCTTCTAACCAGTCTCGCCTACGAGAACTTCCGGCTTGCAGCCGTCACGAAGGATTTGTTTTTGAAACGTCTGCGTATAGACTTTCCCCGCGAGGTTGTTCCTATTGTACTTGCGCCCCTGCTGTACCCCGACGACACACAAACTCCTTTGGAGGAGATGACAACGTCTGATGATATGACAGCAGCAATGATGGATAATACTTTAGCGGAAATCATTCGAGACATCGGCTATGCCTTCACGGCTTCCGTCGAAgactgtaaaaataatatggtcAATTTTGGTGCCAGGGAGCCCACAGCAATTGACGTTGCCAGAATCATATCTACTATGATCAAGTATCATGCAACTATACAAGAAGCTCCACATGTCCAAACTCCAGGGAATTTCTGGATGAATCATGAGGCTAAAAAGGAGGCCATGGCCCATGGGCACGTCGGAGAAACGTGGAACCCAGAGGTATTTGTCCAGACACTCAAAGAACTtgcttcaaatttaaattggaaAGAAGTCATTCTACAATTAGATCATCCAGAATTCATTGTTCCCGATAGACAGGGTTTGAGCCTACTATTTACTATTTTGCGCCTAGGTCTCCAGAGCGCTGGATATCCTGCAAATATATTCCCCGTTGAATACCTTTGTCGTCGTTGGGCGAATTTGGAAGGTCAAATGAGTTTATTAACGAACATACTCAAACATCCGGATATATTCAGCTTTGCCGATCATCCTTTCCATCCAGTATCGATAGATCTGCTGAAATCGCCACCGGAAACAGATAACAAAGAAGTATCTACTTGGCGATGTCTATATTTGGTAGAGCTATTATTATATGCTTCAGAACGCGGCTATTATCTGCAAGTACACGAGCTATTTAAATATCCACTACAGCACTGTCCTGACATACTATTGTTGGCGTTGTTACAAATTAGTCCACCTATAACGGTGTTTAGACAAGAATTATTAACAACACTCATTCCTATATTTTTGGGCAACCATCCAAACTCGGGCATAGTTTTACAACATGCATGGCATTCACAAAATCCCAATATCAAGCCCATAATCATGCATGCAATGGCAGATTGGTATATACGAGGAGAATGTGATCAGTCGAAGCTATCAAGAATATTGGACGTTGCGCAGGACCTTAAGGCTCTATCCTTATTGTTGAACGTCCAATCTTTTCCATTTATAATCGATCTAGCTTGCCTAGCATCGCGTAGAGAGTACCTCAAACTTGACAAGTGGCTAACAGACAAAATACGTGATCATGGAGAGACATTTGTTACAGCCATGGTTAAATTTCTTCAACGAAGATGTCCCCAAATAATTGGGAAAATACCGGAAGACCAATTGCCCAAAGCGGCACAGTTACCGCCGGAGACTGTGGGCACAATGTTGGCCTGTCTACAGTTGTGTATCCCCAATGTTCAGCAAGAATTACAGGAGGCGATATACAACTTAATGGCTAGCTGTCAAGCCTTAATTCTTACTAAAGCTAGACCGGGTATACCCGGTATTGCAAGACCTCATACACGGATTTTAGAAACTCCATTCAATCCTGCTGGCCTGGGCCCTCAGCTTTTTACTCCCCATGTTGACGCTATTGCAAATTTAGCACCGAATGTCGCCAATATGACATTGGGAGCACCGGCAAATACAGCTTTTGCAATGCCAGGTACTCTCGGACCATTAGTCGCAGCTCCAGGATCACCATCTCGTCTCCTAGGAGCTGGACCTAATAGTCCCTTTGCTATGATGCCCATGCAGCAACATGTTGCCAATGTGGCAAATATGGGAGCATTAGCCCGAATGCCTCCAACACCTATGGACAAGCCACGATTGCCAGATCCTATACATTTACCAGAAATGATTCACAATGTGTCCAAAGAAATAGAAGACGAAGCCAATGGTTATTTTCAAAGGATTTACAATCATCCTCCTCATCCTACATTATCAATAGATGAGGTACTAGAAATGCTTAAGAAATTCCAAGATTCGCCCAACAAAAGGGAACGTGATGTGTTCTCTTGTATGCTCCGGAACCTATTCGAAGAGTATAAATTTTTCCCACAATACCCCGATAAAGAGTTGCATATTACAGCGCAGTTATTCGGTGGTATCATTGAGAAGGGATTAGTTCCTAGTTATGTGTCACTAGGGCTGGCTCTAAGATTCGTCCTAGATGCTTTACGAAAGCCGGAGGGCTCTAAAATGTATTACTTTGGCATAGCGGCTTTAGATAGATTTAAGTCGCGATTAAAAGATTACCATAAATATTGCGAACACGTAAGAGCCATACcgcattttaatgaattcccTCCACACTTAATCGAATACATTGAGTACGGTCTCCAGAGCCAAGAGCCGCCCACTAAACCACAGGGGGCAGTTTTACCTACGAGTCTAACCGCCATCTTGAATCAGACCGCCGTTATAACAGTTTCAGCACCTTACAGGTAAATGAACATAATTAACCTTCATgattatctaatatttttattagaacattgtgatacttaataataaaaaataaataaatatatttttattaatttacaggGCAGTAATTTGCGCTCCCAGTGCCATCTCTGTCATCTCGAAAGTGTCAAATTGTATTGCGGGCGGTATAGGAAGTCGGCCGTCAATAGCCAACGCCACCAACATTGATACACTACTGACTGCTACCGACAGGGAAGAGAAGATAAACGCACCACCAGAGGCTATTCAAGATAAAACTGCTTTCATATTCAATAATCTTAGTCAATTGAACTTACAACCCAAATGTGAAgagttaaaagaaattataacagAAGAATATTTCCCATGGCTATCACAGTACCTAGTGATGAAAAGAGCGTCCATAGAACTAAATTTCCACGCTCTGTACTCAAATTTCCTAGACGTCCTAAAAATTCGTGAAATAAACAGGTTAGTTACTAAAGAAACTTATCGGAACATCAGAGTATTGTTGCGATCTGATAAAGGCATAGCTAACTTTTCTGATCGATCGTTACTCAAAAACCTCGGCCATTGGTTAGGCATGCTCACCTTAGCTCGCAATCAACCGATCCTCTACATCGACCTCGACCTCAAAGCACTCTTACTTGAAGCTTATCACAAAGGCCAGCAGGAGCTGTTATATGTCGTGCCGTTTGTTGCGAAGGTCTTGGAATCCTGCGCCAAGAACGTCGTATTTAAACCGCCGAACCCTTGGACAATGGCCCTAATGAACGTATTGGCTGAATTACATCAAGAACcagacttaaaattaaatctgaaGTTTGAAATAGAAGTGCTTTGTAAAAACTTGAGTTTAGACATAGCCGATCTTAAGCCATCTCTGTACCTGAAGGACCCAGAGAAAGTGAGGACGATAGAGTTCCAGCTCTCACAACCGAAACCGGTCAAAGAAACCCCCAACGTGATGCCAGTGAATCAGACATTAGTTCCGGCACCACAAATACAATTGATGCCACCACAGCCTCAGATGATACCCGTCGAAGATATGTCAGCTGCCGCGCCCACGCCCACCGCTGGGCTGGTCGCCAATGATCCAAACCTCATGGGCGTCCTAGGTTTGCCAGAGCCACGGTTCAACTACCTCGACGTCAACGTCTCATCCACCTCGGCCTTCGGAcagaaaatatgtttcaatcCGCATATCATTCTGTTCCAAAACTACCCACACTTGAAACAATTTGTGAAACCTGCTATAGAAAGGTCGATTCAAGAATGGATACATCCAGTCGTCGATAGGTCCATCAAGTACGCTCTGACGACTTGTGAGCAGATAATAAGGAAAGACTTCTCCTTCGACCCCGACGAAGTACGTATGCGCACTTGCGCTCATCACATGATGAGGAATTTAACGGCCGGTATGGCTATGATAACCTGTCGGGAGCAGATCATCAGCACCATTAGCACAAACCTTAAGGCGGCGTTCATCACGGCTTTGATACCGACCACGCCGCAACAGGTAACTTGTTTCTTGAATATACGCCCTTAAAACTGTACACTTTAGGTATTGTGTATCTTTATACTTTTAACTTAGTTTAACACTTTGCAGAAGGATATCATAGAGAGTGCCGCAGCGGTGCTTGCTACTGAGAACATGGAACTTGCTTGTGCTTTCATCCAGAAGACAGCCGTTGAGAAGGCGCTCCCGGAACTCGACAAACGACTGATGAACGATTACGAAATGCGTAAAATTGCTCGGCAAGAGGGCAGGAGATACTACGATCCCATTGTCTTGACGTATCAGACAGAGAGGATACCGGAACGAGTCCGCCTACGCGTCGGAGGTCCAACGGACTTGCAGATCTCTGTCTACGAGGAGTTCGCGTGCAACATTCCAGGATTCATGCCTGTGAGAGACGCTGGAATGTTCATACCGAAACCGTCCGCCCAAGAACAAGTACCACAGATGACGTTTAATCAAGTAATGAATCCGCAACAGgtagatatatatacaacaGCTGTATAGTCTGTCTGTATGGggtagtttattaaaataattcaatatccAGGTATATGGAACGGATGAGATGGGTACACTGATATCAGCTGCGGAGTTGTTCCTCAGCAACGCCCTGTCTGTTCCCTCGTTCGCGGTGCAAGCGACAAACATGCATACCTTACTCGAATGCCTCATCATCGCCAGACGGAATCGTGATATCGTTTCGGGCTACACTCTCCTACAGCGAGTGAGTCCCGTCATgtgattttatatgtattttaagtagAGCCTCGGTATTTGAATGATGCATTCGTTTTCAGGCTGTTGAGGGTCTCCTAGATGGTCACATTGTACAGCCGGGCACGAACCCAGAACACGCTGAAATGATGACCCGTTATCGTGATATCCACCTGCGAGTACTAAAGCTGTTAGAAGACGCGAGGGTGTACGGCCACGCGTGGACAACTAAACAGATCACATACTGCGTATCCGAATGTAGGGATGAACTGAGATACAACCTGGAAGCTATCGACTGTCTCGTAAGGAACCACCTGATCAACATGCCAcaggttaatattataattaatattatactttatgcttttaattgttttaaataattaataaatataaaattaatttcagtacGATCTTGCGTTGGCACATTTGATGGACAACGGCAACAACTACGTCGCCGTGGCTTTCGCGATGCAAGTGGTTCAGTTATACCTTGTGGATGACAGGAACAACGTGTACGCAACGGAATCAGACCTCTATCACACTACTGACACCCTCGTTAGGATGATGTCACACTCGCGGCAGCCGCCGCCAGAGGGTCTTGCCACATTGATTGAAACTATCCGCATCAACCAGGACCCGAGCACATATCTTGGTGAACGTTCACCTCTTGGACCCACCGCTCACATTCACAATGGCATTTTGCAAGTGCGGGTAAGTCATATCATTTGccacaatttataataactatctAGGAGTCGATgagaatataaagaatattaaattatcaattgtTCTTCACAACAGGCCCGCGACTACGAGGATCCACCCGGTCTCCAAGAGAAGACGGAAAATCTGCTCCGCGAATGGAGGAACGTGCTCCTCAGTCCACTCACTGAAATAGAGATCGGACAGAACTTCAATATATACGTGCACAGGATGAACATGAATGGCATACTGAAATCTGATGACATGATCACACGTTTCTTCCGCATAGCCACTCAGATGTGCGTCGAGAATGTATACCAGCTGTTGAACGAGGACAGGATGAATCCTCCCCCCGTGCCGCCGAAGAGGGACAAGTATTACGCTATGTGCGACTCATTCATCAAGCTTGTGTCGCTGCTGATTAAGAATACGGCTGACGGAGGAAATCCAACACCGAAATTGAACTTATTGAACAAGGTTCGTTGCATGTAACTAATGATTTAGCTgtcaaaagaaattttatcatttaatgccatatttgttatttgtcatattaaaaatttacttatatataatatgacaacGTGGTAGAGATATTTTTACCAGTACGGTGTGCATAATGGTTACACCAATACAGATCCTGGGTATAATCGCGGGCTGTCTGCTGCAAGACCACGAGGAGCACGGCTCGAATTTCCAGCAGCTGCCGTACCACCGTCTCCTGCTGATACTGTTCCTAGACATGAACATGGCCGAACCCGTCCTTGAATCTATGAACTACCAGGtttgtcattaaaaattacagtaCTATCATATGAcagctatattattatacgcTCACCggtgtttatttgaatatcgtctcaaaaataagttttaaataaaaatagtgctGATAATATCATCAGTTAGCAAAAGCTTCTAAGTgcgtgataattttattatgtagtttccAACAGAAGATGATATTTTCGTAGGTTCTAACAGCATTCTGCCACACCCTCCGCATCATACGCCCGAGTGTAGCTCCAGGGTTTTGTTACGCGTGGCTTGAAATAGTCGCCCACCGAGCATTCGTGAATCGTGTTCTGGCTGTGACGCCGCAACAGAAGGTagctatcaaataaatatataacgttaTACATAAGAATACATACAAAACCTTCATTACATATGGACATTAGGTATTGACATAGTCTGGACAGAAGATTCTGATTCTGGCATTAGCTGAAGGTTACTTATGAGAAAAAATTTTCAGTACAATTATAGGATCTTGTGTAACCTGTGTTATAAATTGCAtacaattttactattttcattggaaggagataatatttttggacatGCCTCGTGCAGCTtcgattatataatataaattatacgaaaGAATAGGCTTACTGAATACTTTAGtcgtatatttttctgtacgTATATCCATTAAGTTGGCTGTGTAAACGaggatttaaattttgaagcCTTAGGCATGAAAATGCTCTTAATATAACATAGTCGTATACACTTTTCTAAATGACATATCGCGAAATGTAACCTGATGCTAGGTGACATGACTATGAATATCAGAAATATCTTGTATAGAAAATGTACATCTTGCccaataattgtttatttaccaAAGGGCCGCCTGGCTTTAGcgtattattatcatttataggaTTTGCTGGTTAtaagcatattttatttgcatacaCCAGATAGCATTGTATAGTATGAAATGTAAAGgtctagatatatatattaatctaaataataagGCTTTATTACAAAAGCGTTAACCATCTAAAGTCCAGATTATGTGTCATACGCTAGACTTTGAATTTTCGATAACCTGAGTATtcaattaaactataatttatatgaaaattcagGTTTAATGTATTCACTGACGAAGTACATCAATCATTTTAGCCAATCATGTAAATTACACGATTTATCAGCTTATAAAGATTGTCTGTTCACATTCTGTATACGTCACGATCACTTGTGAGGCCCACACGCATATCCCTTGCAGATAACCCTCGgagttgtataaattttttgttggaCGCTGTTATACATTTCGGCAACCGATCTCATGATATTCTTCCACTTGCCAGATCGGTTACCGATATGTTGTTGactgttatattaaagttcCATGATGGACATAAATCTATGGCGCACCACTCTGGTGATTGTAACGAGTGTGTGAACAGACtcgaatatacatatatgttatttgtaaataaatttgcatTGTGTTGATAATATCACTGCATATCTTATGAATTCTTTTCCTTTTGTTCAAGTCTATCATGGAAGTattggtatataaattttttcatttaagctCGTATGTGTTTACAGTTCGTTATTCGCTTTTGATACCATTGCTTGATCATCGCTTgtttgagatatatatatatatatatatttacatatatatatatatattttgtttattttacgttATATACTAAACGTTGAATGTCCTCAGGGTTGGGGGATGTATTCGACGCTGCTTATCGACCTTTTCAAGTTCCTCGATCCGTTCTTACGTAACACGGAGCTGGCGACGCCAGTCATGATGCTGTACAAGGGAACACTTAAAGTGTTGCTAGTATTGCTCCACGACTTTCCCGAGTTTTTGTGTGACTATCACTATGGCTTTTGCGATGAGATCCCACCGAATTGCATACAGATGAGGAATCTCATTCTGTCCGCGTTCCCGAGGAACATGCGTCTGCCGGATCCATTCACACCCAACTTGAAGGTGGATCTGTTGGCCGAGATCACTCTACCACCGCGTGCCGTTATCAACTACGCCAATATAATACCGGCGTCGCAGTTCAAAAAGGATCTGGACGCGTATATCAAGGCCAGGGCTCCGGTTACATTCCTATCGGAACTGCGCAGTAACATGCAGGTGAATCTAACGTTGTCTTGTGATCACAGAGGTGACGTGGTAAaacgtatatacatatataatcgCATGAGTTTGATGCTTCCGACGGCATTGCTTCATCGTGAATGGGCATGTATGTGACTATGTTGGTGATGTAACAGGTGGTGAACGAGCCAGGTCGCAGGTACAACAGCCAGCTGATGAACGCGGTGGTGCTTTACGTCGGGACGCAGGCGATCGCTTACATCCGTGCCAAAGGGCAGACGCCGAACATGTCGACGATAGCACATTCAGCTCACATGGATATATTCCAGAATTTCACCGTAGACTTTGACTATGAGGGCCGGTGAGTGACTTATTAATCAGCtgttaatagttaattatatactGAATAGTGATGCACGAAGGATAACTTATCGATTAATAGAGATTTCCGTCAGAGtacattattacataaaaatgtcttaCAGGTATCTATTCTTGAACGCTATCGCGAATCAGCTCCGTTATCCGAACAGTCACACGCACTACTTCAGTTGCTGCCTGCTGTATCTGTTCGCCGAGGCTAACACGGAGGCTGTTCAGGAACAGATAACGAGGATGCTCCTAGAAAGGTTGATAGTAAACCGACCACACCCCTGGGGGCTCCTCATCACATTCATCGAACTCATCAAAAATCCTATATATAAGTTCTGGACACACGAATTCGTACATTGCGCGCCCGAGATCGAAAAGTAAGttgctatattaatattttttaattaattgcattttttCTCTTCCAAAAGCTTACTGACGACTCATGGTAAGTCCTGAATGTGGGCTtagaatgattttaaatgttcGTTTATACTGTTACTGACAAATGTGTAATATATCTATGactatatatgaatataaacgtCAGTTTTTCTTAgtattagataattttttatgaaacataaatCAAACCAAAAACTCTACAAGCACCGGTGCTCTAAGCAGGTTGTTCGCGTCGGTCGCCCGCTCGTGCATCGCGGACAAGGCTGGGGGGGAAAGGGATATGACCGAGTAGCGCCGCGCCCTATGGGAGTCTGTCCGTCGACAACAGTTCTCAGGAATTGTTCAGGCAGGTTAGTgtacagacatacatacatactttatattataactaacgtGTACTTGTGATTGCAGAGGTAAATACTATTATAGGTAAAGTACGGGAGGTTTATTGTGTTcaatttactatataatatgtatatgaacaTGATGACTACTAACACTTTGTAATCCCAGGCTTCCAGATGGCGCAACAGAGTCTTGCGTCAATGCAGCAGCAACAGCAACAGCAACAGCCGCCGCAACAGCCCTCAACGTCACAGCCGGTCAAACAATGGAATATGCTTTTCAAGAAGTAAATACACCCACAGACTGATATACAGCGCTACTATAAAACCGTTAACGGGATAGTGTTGTGATAGTGAGTGTTATAGAACAAATTGCTCAATAAAcggacacacacacacacaatgaCAATAGTGTATTACATTTATCAGCTATTAATGTACATAAGACTTTATATATAGCATTATTCCATTCGGTACCGTCTAGATGTAAGTTGATTGTATGTCCTTATGAATCACATGGTGATATGTTTGAGTgttgttgaaattttattgttccGCGGCCCGGCCTGTACGGCGCGTTTGTCAATTCGTTTGTATTCATCGTctataatagaatttaatatgtacTGAAGTTTATGTAATTTAGTAGCGATATCATCAAATTGTTATGgtgatttcattattattatatatttttttttattcttaaatgtaaaccgatattaacttaaaatatatagcacAAGCAATACCCGtttattgtatacatattaatggCACGGTGTTGTAACACCGAACAGTCTAACGACGTTACAATAGGATGagtaaaattatagaaatttatattgtaaaatagtttataattaattcccTTGTAATAGTATAAGATGTTGAAGATTTGTCTGATTCGTCATGTAGGAATTTAATGTCCTTTGTCCGTGACGGTTCTGTGTTTAAAGATTtcgatgttttatatatatataaatatatataacagaacTCCTGTGACCCTATGGATAACTTAGCGGTGCAACTGTATGAagtaaatttgaaattgtgATATATGTTAGAGCAGTGTCTGTTATGCTGTAATGATTTAGCGTCTTTTATTGAATTGTAACTCAACTTCGGCGCTGCTAAGTGATATAGTTCATCCTCAGCGTTCATATGAATCGGTGGAGCCACTCGCGTAACTGTTCGAGTACTACTGAAAAAATCACCTATCTCGTACTGTTTGGAATTGTGACGCGGTATTGCTGCATTTTAATACGACGCGTCACAAACGAACAAGTCGAGCTATGTAGTTTCTGTATTTCAGTAAGTATGTACTGTTGCTACGGATGCGAATACGACTACGACTGATTTTCGTAAAAGAGGTTGCTATATTGAAGCGCCTTGTATTTTCTCGTGTGTGGAAAACTATCCTAGATACTTGTAATATAGTACTAGTTattgaagtaataataatattagataaataattaattaatgaagtaGTTTATGTAAGTTTTCAACGGCAATGCGCGCAGCTCTCGtggttgtaattaaattttgtacagTCCGTTCGCTTGGCTGTGTTTGTGAAATCAGGATGGTatagttatagaaaaaaaaaaatgttatttcaatgAGTTATTTCGTGTAATTTAAGAGCGCGAGTACGCATGGTTACCAATTCCCGTAGAGTGGCGCATTGCTCTGTAAAGTTTAGGCGTTACTTTGGGCGTAAGTTATTTACGGAGAATTAGTGTTAAagtttattctaaaaattatcataagcCATATACTCCTTTTTCTAAACAATTTGTGttgtaataaagtattttttcatcaaatgCTCTCgtttcatttttttcttttattcatatttcaatGTTGTCTGCTGAGATTATTACTTAGTGGACTTTGATTGCAAACATTATTCTTCTCTTCAAGGGTTTTTCTGTATAAGCCTAAGGATTCAAAATCCCggaaatataatgatttatactTGTAACATTAAACGTATGAAACTTTGTGATGGTTGCTATAACACGACAGAAAAACACAaaacacctcgtctgcccgtgatcacggttgctgcaaagtaacggaaacgtcgggattatgtagttattaaataataaaatccgcgtagtaaatccgaataacactagtttcatttaaatgaatactcgcgaaaatcttagatctcattacaaaaacacgtttaagaaaaatatgtaggtacagaagtatatttatattgaagccTCTGTCgccatataaaacaaaagaacgCCAAAAACACGTACAGGTTAATTAAGACCTTGTAATGGCACAAAGCGGGGGTCAGCGTTTAGCTTCATTGGAGAATGTAGGCAAAAATGATTGGAGCGTCCGATCTAACAAAGGTTGCGGAACAAAAAAGAAGTGTAAAGATTCCCTTCaagctttaattaaatttcccgttttgttaatttgtctAGGCCTAGGCTAGAATTCcttcaaagtaaatttttaaattgaataattgaattttaatttgaataaatacagttgtattacaaacatacgttgaattaattgatttcttTGATTGTCAATTTGTTTTGTCAAATGTCACATCTTATGTCATCACATAACACAGATTAAACCTAACACCATGAAGTTCCGTTTATGTTGATTTTAAAGCTAGTCGGTATGacttttgtttgatattattcAGCGATCATTCAAACAGTCAATTATCAGTTATGATTTTGCACACAGAATTCCTCCCATATTAATTGTCAAAATGACAAACAAGAAATTTGTGTTTGCTTAAAATATGATAGTTATGTAAGTTTTATAGTAAGTGATAGATGAATTGAGAAATAATGATATAGTAAGTAAGAGgacacaatattatttataaatttttaaccggTTTAGTTCTGACGCATTggtaaaaatgaaacaatttaCATTGGAGGTCGTGTTGATGCctgatttttactttttaaataaactttattttgtttagtatCCTGTTATGGATGATACGAAAAGAGAGAGTcgttgacattaaaaaaataatgcaaattacatttacattttatatttcaaaaattatcaaataacacttttatactttttattaacaataaat
This Danaus plexippus chromosome Z, MEX_DaPlex, whole genome shotgun sequence DNA region includes the following protein-coding sequences:
- the LOC116777485 gene encoding CCR4-NOT transcription complex subunit 1 isoform X2, which codes for MNLDPLTFSLSQINYLVVNLNKKNFKQTSQELSQIVSLYGLEAENQLLRCLLSEAAKTWDERTASSVHASLLAQHLACLLNHPAKSTVICQAVDQPTRSLQKVLKPTNSLLSRLARLLKFTTAQDVAFTLVLRRNSSKPDIVSLAKQHLKKRFLDFVQCYLDAERGHQVERAGLQECSPEVLQTLLTSLAYENFRLAAVTKDLFLKRLRIDFPREVVPIVLAPLLYPDDTQTPLEEMTTSDDMTAAMMDNTLAEIIRDIGYAFTASVEDCKNNMVNFGAREPTAIDVARIISTMIKYHATIQEAPHVQTPGNFWMNHEAKKEAMAHGHVGETWNPEVFVQTLKELASNLNWKEVILQLDHPEFIVPDRQGLSLLFTILRLGLQSAGYPANIFPVEYLCRRWANLEGQMSLLTNILKHPDIFSFADHPFHPVSIDLLKSPPETDNKEVSTWRCLYLVELLLYASERGYYLQVHELFKYPLQHCPDILLLALLQISPPITVFRQELLTTLIPIFLGNHPNSGIVLQHAWHSQNPNIKPIIMHAMADWYIRGECDQSKLSRILDVAQDLKALSLLLNVQSFPFIIDLACLASRREYLKLDKWLTDKIRDHGETFVTAMVKFLQRRCPQIIGKIPEDQLPKAAQLPPETVGTMLACLQLCIPNVQQELQEAIYNLMASCQALILTKARPGIPGIARPHTRILETPFNPAGLGPQLFTPHVDAIANLAPNVANMTLGAPANTAFAMPGTLGPLVAAPGSPSRLLGAGPNSPFAMMPMQQHVANVANMGALARMPPTPMDKPRLPDPIHLPEMIHNVSKEIEDEANGYFQRIYNHPPHPTLSIDEVLEMLKKFQDSPNKRERDVFSCMLRNLFEEYKFFPQYPDKELHITAQLFGGIIEKGLVPSYVSLGLALRFVLDALRKPEGSKMYYFGIAALDRFKSRLKDYHKYCEHVRAIPHFNEFPPHLIEYIEYGLQSQEPPTKPQGAVLPTSLTAILNQTAVITVSAPYRAVICAPSAISVISKVSNCIAGGIGSRPSIANATNIDTLLTATDREEKINAPPEAIQDKTAFIFNNLSQLNLQPKCEELKEIITEEYFPWLSQYLVMKRASIELNFHALYSNFLDVLKIREINRLVTKETYRNIRVLLRSDKGIANFSDRSLLKNLGHWLGMLTLARNQPILYIDLDLKALLLEAYHKGQQELLYVVPFVAKVLESCAKNVVFKPPNPWTMALMNVLAELHQEPDLKLNLKFEIEVLCKNLSLDIADLKPSLYLKDPEKVRTIEFQLSQPKPVKETPNVMPVNQTLVPAPQIQLMPPQPQMIPVEDMSAAAPTPTAGLVANDPNLMGVLGLPEPRFNYLDVNVSSTSAFGQKICFNPHIILFQNYPHLKQFVKPAIERSIQEWIHPVVDRSIKYALTTCEQIIRKDFSFDPDEVRMRTCAHHMMRNLTAGMAMITCREQIISTISTNLKAAFITALIPTTPQQKDIIESAAAVLATENMELACAFIQKTAVEKALPELDKRLMNDYEMRKIARQEGRRYYDPIVLTYQTERIPERVRLRVGGPTDLQISVYEEFACNIPGFMPVRDAGMFIPKPSAQEQVPQMTFNQVMNPQQVYGTDEMGTLISAAELFLSNALSVPSFAVQATNMHTLLECLIIARRNRDIVSGYTLLQRAVEGLLDGHIVQPGTNPEHAEMMTRYRDIHLRVLKLLEDARVYGHAWTTKQITYCVSECRDELRYNLEAIDCLVRNHLINMPQYDLALAHLMDNGNNYVAVAFAMQVVQLYLVDDRNNVYATESDLYHTTDTLVRMMSHSRQPPPEGLATLIETIRINQDPSTYLGERSPLGPTAHIHNGILQVRARDYEDPPGLQEKTENLLREWRNVLLSPLTEIEIGQNFNIYVHRMNMNGILKSDDMITRFFRIATQMCVENVYQLLNEDRMNPPPVPPKRDKYYAMCDSFIKLVSLLIKNTADGGNPTPKLNLLNKILGIIAGCLLQDHEEHGSNFQQLPYHRLLLILFLDMNMAEPVLESMNYQVLTAFCHTLRIIRPSVAPGFCYAWLEIVAHRAFVNRVLAVTPQQKGWGMYSTLLIDLFKFLDPFLRNTELATPVMMLYKGTLKVLLVLLHDFPEFLCDYHYGFCDEIPPNCIQMRNLILSAFPRNMRLPDPFTPNLKVDLLAEITLPPRAVINYANIIPASQFKKDLDAYIKARAPVTFLSELRSNMQVVNEPGRRYNSQLMNAVVLYVGTQAIAYIRAKGQTPNMSTIAHSAHMDIFQNFTVDFDYEGRYLFLNAIANQLRYPNSHTHYFSCCLLYLFAEANTEAVQEQITRMLLERLIVNRPHPWGLLITFIELIKNPIYKFWTHEFVHCAPEIENRLFASVARSCIADKAGGERDMTE